The Kitasatospora paranensis genome has a window encoding:
- a CDS encoding ribonuclease BN, with product MADEDRTREHPGPGAAPARRGRAVSVAREVWRQARTVELLQRCMAFAALSFVTLVPLLIVIAAASATRGSGITGWFADGLGLTERGSRATRDLFTSRGQVLSTTTGIGIAALAVFGVSLMASIQTVYERIWHLDRGPWHAAWRQALGLAGLTGYILVAAWSGHPWQHSAAQPALRLTATLLGGILLFWWLQRLLLGSRVAWRRLLPGAVATMAGLAGLRFFSRLVFAPLLVSNAVSYGAVGTVLVLQTWLVGVGYTIYGGAIAGQALAAAKEPDPSDPRRGR from the coding sequence GTGGCCGACGAGGACCGCACCCGGGAGCACCCCGGCCCCGGGGCTGCTCCCGCCCGCCGGGGCAGGGCGGTCTCGGTCGCCCGGGAGGTCTGGCGGCAGGCCCGGACGGTCGAGCTCCTCCAGCGGTGCATGGCCTTCGCCGCGCTGTCCTTCGTCACGCTCGTGCCGCTGCTGATCGTGATCGCCGCGGCCTCCGCCACCCGCGGCAGCGGCATTACCGGCTGGTTCGCCGACGGCCTCGGGCTGACCGAGCGCGGCTCCCGGGCCACCCGGGACCTCTTCACCTCCCGCGGACAGGTCCTCAGCACCACCACCGGGATCGGCATCGCCGCCCTCGCGGTCTTCGGGGTCTCGCTGATGGCATCGATCCAGACCGTCTACGAGCGCATCTGGCACCTCGACCGCGGCCCCTGGCACGCCGCCTGGCGTCAGGCCCTCGGCCTGGCCGGCCTGACCGGCTACATCCTGGTCGCCGCCTGGAGCGGCCACCCGTGGCAGCACAGCGCGGCCCAGCCCGCCCTGCGCCTCACGGCCACCCTGCTCGGCGGCATCCTGCTGTTCTGGTGGTTGCAGCGCCTGCTGCTGGGATCGCGCGTCGCGTGGCGGCGGCTGCTGCCGGGAGCCGTGGCCACCATGGCCGGCCTGGCCGGCCTGCGCTTCTTCTCCCGTCTGGTCTTCGCCCCGCTGCTGGTCTCCAACGCGGTGTCCTACGGCGCCGTCGGGACGGTCCTCGTCCTGCAGACGTGGCTGGTGGGGGTCGGCTACACCATCTACGGCGGCGCCATCGCGGGCCAGGCGCTGGCGGCGGCGAAGGAGCCGGACCCGTCCGATCCCCGCCGCGGCCGATGA
- a CDS encoding LppX_LprAFG lipoprotein, producing MSRQLAFLTRVTDVTRLGQETVDGAATVHYRGRLDLGTAGAQLLGASLPSGVPVDVWVDDRHRIRQEKVRLDVTATESTRGDGSATASPTAAAEVVLRLTDFGTPVVVTAPPAGATTDLGAPAAPARVGGPGVGRAGA from the coding sequence GTGTCCCGGCAGCTCGCGTTCCTGACCCGGGTCACCGACGTCACCCGGCTGGGGCAGGAGACGGTGGACGGCGCAGCCACCGTGCACTACCGGGGCCGGCTCGACCTGGGGACCGCCGGTGCGCAGCTGCTCGGCGCCTCGCTGCCGTCCGGGGTCCCGGTCGACGTCTGGGTCGACGACCGGCACCGGATCCGGCAGGAGAAGGTCCGGCTGGACGTGACGGCCACCGAGAGTACCCGCGGGGACGGCTCCGCGACGGCATCGCCGACGGCGGCCGCCGAGGTCGTCCTCCGCCTCACGGACTTCGGCACACCGGTGGTCGTGACGGCGCCGCCGGCCGGCGCGACCACGGACCTCGGTGCCCCCGCTGCGCCGGCACGCGTGGGCGGCCCGGGCGTCGGCCGGGCCGGGGCGTGA
- a CDS encoding sensor histidine kinase: MNHSDTAPAPAAAPEKGVRHILFPYAGEDGFLTGTLSFVEHALGAGEAVVVAVSGPREQLMREALAGAGTGDRVSFLDTGELGSNPGRLIPGWQAWIGKVAEAGRPVRAISENRWTGRTVAETAELRYHEWLLNRAFAESPVWWLLCPFDTGTVPGGTLEVLERCHPLVLGPDGPVPGLGYAEGPYAFEVLGDPSDPDEELAFASGGLAAVREQVTACAARYGLTGDRLRDLLLAATEVAANSIKYAGGGTLRTWAEEARVVCEFRDGGYIEDPMAGRLRPTMDQVGGRGLWLVQQMCDLVQIRTSPENGTVVRLTMGAAAG; the protein is encoded by the coding sequence GTGAACCACTCCGACACCGCTCCCGCTCCCGCTGCCGCCCCGGAGAAGGGCGTGCGCCACATCCTGTTCCCCTACGCGGGCGAGGACGGCTTCCTGACCGGCACCCTCTCGTTCGTCGAGCACGCCCTGGGCGCGGGCGAGGCGGTCGTGGTCGCCGTCTCGGGCCCGCGCGAGCAGCTGATGCGCGAGGCGCTGGCCGGCGCCGGCACCGGGGACCGGGTGTCCTTCCTCGACACCGGTGAGCTGGGCAGCAACCCGGGCCGCCTGATCCCGGGCTGGCAGGCGTGGATCGGCAAGGTCGCCGAGGCGGGGCGGCCGGTCCGTGCCATCAGCGAGAACCGGTGGACGGGCCGGACGGTCGCCGAGACCGCCGAGCTGCGCTACCACGAGTGGCTGCTGAACCGGGCGTTCGCCGAGTCCCCGGTCTGGTGGCTGCTCTGCCCGTTCGACACCGGCACCGTCCCCGGCGGCACCCTGGAGGTGCTGGAGCGCTGCCATCCGCTGGTGCTCGGCCCGGACGGGCCGGTGCCCGGACTCGGCTACGCCGAGGGGCCGTACGCCTTCGAGGTCCTCGGCGACCCCAGCGACCCGGACGAGGAGCTGGCCTTCGCCTCCGGCGGGCTCGCCGCCGTCCGCGAGCAGGTCACTGCCTGCGCGGCCCGGTACGGCCTGACCGGCGACCGGCTGCGGGACCTGCTGCTCGCCGCCACCGAGGTCGCCGCCAACAGCATCAAGTACGCGGGCGGCGGGACGCTGCGCACCTGGGCGGAGGAGGCCCGGGTGGTCTGCGAGTTCCGCGACGGCGGGTACATCGAGGACCCGATGGCCGGCCGGCTCCGGCCGACGATGGACCAGGTCGGCGGGCGGGGCCTGTGGCTCGTCCAGCAGATGTGCGACCTCGTCCAGATCCGTACCAGCCCGGAGAACGGCACCGTCGTCCGCCTCACCATGGGCGCGGCCGCCGGCTGA
- a CDS encoding YihY/virulence factor BrkB family protein, whose translation MNPFERTLRAVDRAQRRRTAPAVVVGVVKKYGDDRGGLLAALITYYGFVALIPLLLLLSTVLGFVLHSHPGAQQAVLDSALADFPIIGDQLRQNVHSVQGSGFALVVALLGLLYGALGIAQVLQHAMAEVWNVRGTDRPGYWARLARSLLLLAALGTGLVLATACAALVGTALAGPAARIGGLLLSAALNTALCLACFRILTPKEIATRSLWPGCVLAGPLFTLLQAFGALLVTRELRHATAIYGFFATVIGLLSWIYLASQVTVYAAEANTVLARRLWPRSLLQPPLTGPDQEVLEALARQEERRPEQHVDVDFTGASRAKDGDRASGGPPADGPS comes from the coding sequence ATGAACCCCTTCGAACGCACGCTGCGCGCCGTCGACCGTGCGCAGCGGCGGCGCACCGCCCCCGCCGTGGTCGTCGGCGTCGTCAAGAAGTACGGCGACGACCGGGGCGGCCTGCTCGCCGCCCTGATCACCTACTACGGCTTCGTCGCGCTGATCCCCCTGCTCCTGCTGCTCAGCACCGTGCTCGGCTTCGTGCTGCACAGCCACCCCGGCGCGCAGCAGGCGGTGCTCGACTCGGCGCTCGCCGACTTCCCCATCATCGGCGACCAACTGCGCCAGAACGTCCACTCCGTCCAGGGCAGCGGATTCGCTCTGGTCGTCGCCCTGCTCGGCCTGCTCTACGGCGCCCTCGGCATCGCCCAGGTCCTCCAGCACGCGATGGCCGAGGTCTGGAACGTCCGCGGCACCGACCGGCCCGGCTACTGGGCCCGCCTGGCCCGCAGCCTCCTGCTGCTGGCCGCCCTCGGCACCGGTCTGGTGCTCGCCACCGCCTGCGCCGCCCTGGTCGGCACAGCCCTGGCCGGACCGGCCGCCCGGATCGGCGGGCTTCTCCTGTCCGCCGCCCTGAACACCGCCCTCTGCCTGGCCTGCTTCCGGATCCTCACCCCGAAGGAGATCGCGACCCGCAGCCTGTGGCCCGGCTGCGTCCTGGCCGGCCCGCTGTTCACCCTGCTCCAGGCCTTCGGCGCGCTGCTGGTCACCCGCGAGCTCCGGCACGCCACGGCGATCTACGGCTTCTTCGCCACGGTGATCGGCCTGCTGTCCTGGATCTACCTGGCGTCCCAGGTCACCGTGTACGCGGCCGAGGCCAACACCGTCCTCGCCCGCCGACTGTGGCCCCGCAGCCTCCTGCAGCCGCCGCTCACCGGCCCGGACCAGGAGGTGCTGGAGGCCCTCGCCCGCCAGGAGGAACGCCGTCCCGAGCAGCATGTCGACGTCGATTTCACCGGCGCCTCCCGCGCGAAGGACGGTGACCGGGCGTCAGGCGGTCCCCCTGCGGACGGCCCGTCATGA
- a CDS encoding SigB/SigF/SigG family RNA polymerase sigma factor, with translation MTVLQATTVATRLGAASGTSAYDLPVGPVAGIEDLGAVAPADARVLSKDLFLRLRELDEGSKEYSYVRGTLIELNMTLVKFAARRFANRTEPMDDILQVGTIGLIKAIDRFDPTREFEFATYALPTITGEMKRFFRDTSWMVHVPRGMQELRLALAKASDELEQVLDRLPTTAELAAHLGLTEREVIEGRKAANAYRAHSLDAPADSEDPDSGAGLANRFSVEETGFEAVLHLETLKPLIAALPERDRAILSMRFGAEMTQAQIGEELGLSQMHISRLLNRTLAQLRTALLSDK, from the coding sequence ATGACAGTCCTCCAGGCCACCACCGTCGCGACCCGCCTCGGTGCCGCGTCCGGCACGTCCGCGTACGACCTCCCGGTCGGCCCGGTGGCGGGGATCGAGGACCTGGGAGCGGTCGCGCCCGCGGACGCCCGGGTGCTGTCGAAGGACCTCTTCCTGCGCCTGCGGGAGCTCGACGAGGGCAGCAAGGAGTACTCGTACGTCCGCGGCACCCTCATCGAGCTCAACATGACGCTGGTGAAGTTCGCCGCCCGGCGCTTCGCAAACCGCACCGAGCCGATGGACGACATCCTCCAGGTGGGCACCATCGGTCTGATCAAGGCCATCGACCGCTTCGACCCCACCCGCGAGTTCGAGTTCGCCACCTACGCCCTGCCCACGATCACCGGGGAGATGAAGCGGTTCTTCCGCGACACCTCCTGGATGGTCCACGTGCCGCGCGGCATGCAGGAGCTGCGGCTGGCGCTGGCCAAGGCCTCCGACGAGCTGGAGCAGGTCCTCGACCGGCTGCCCACCACCGCCGAACTGGCCGCCCACCTCGGCCTGACCGAGCGCGAGGTGATCGAGGGGCGGAAGGCCGCCAACGCCTACCGCGCCCACTCCCTGGACGCCCCCGCCGACAGCGAGGACCCGGACTCCGGTGCGGGCCTGGCCAACCGGTTCTCCGTCGAGGAGACCGGCTTCGAGGCCGTCCTGCACCTGGAGACGCTGAAGCCCTTGATCGCCGCCCTCCCCGAGCGCGACCGGGCGATCCTCTCGATGCGCTTCGGCGCCGAGATGACCCAGGCGCAGATCGGCGAGGAGCTGGGGCTGTCGCAGATGCACATCTCCCGGCTGCTCAACCGCACCCTCGCCCAGCTGCGCACCGCGCTGCTCAGCGACAAGTAG
- a CDS encoding MEDS domain-containing protein: MRTAHGVATLDPVDVGDHVCWLVGPGEDTAGPARAFMADGELFGDMVLVLGGSDGARRGPASWESFFSEVSKGAERADRQGFRALRVLADLSGLPADDTRPEILARHELRLDALAADSGAILVCVYARAALTPQAIDQAAGVHPHHLGRGAVGPAFRLFSAARDRWSVSGVVDTEGAESFRTALGELLTLAPVLHLECGGWNSWTVPG, encoded by the coding sequence GTGAGGACAGCACACGGTGTGGCGACACTCGATCCGGTCGACGTCGGGGACCACGTCTGCTGGCTGGTCGGTCCGGGCGAGGACACGGCCGGGCCGGCGCGGGCGTTCATGGCCGACGGCGAGCTGTTCGGCGACATGGTGCTGGTGCTCGGGGGCTCGGACGGGGCGCGCCGCGGCCCCGCGTCCTGGGAGTCGTTCTTCAGCGAGGTCAGCAAGGGCGCCGAGCGCGCCGACCGGCAGGGGTTCCGTGCCCTGCGGGTGCTGGCGGACCTGAGCGGCCTGCCCGCCGACGACACCCGTCCGGAGATCCTCGCCCGCCACGAGCTGCGACTGGACGCCCTCGCCGCCGACAGCGGCGCGATCCTGGTCTGCGTCTACGCCCGGGCGGCGCTGACACCGCAGGCCATCGACCAGGCCGCCGGCGTACATCCGCACCATCTGGGCAGAGGAGCGGTCGGCCCGGCCTTCCGACTGTTCAGCGCGGCCCGGGACCGCTGGAGCGTCAGCGGCGTCGTGGACACCGAGGGTGCCGAGTCCTTCCGGACGGCGCTCGGCGAGCTGCTGACGCTGGCGCCGGTGCTGCACCTGGAATGCGGGGGCTGGAATTCATGGACAGTGCCGGGTTGA
- a CDS encoding STAS domain-containing protein: MNDPAHSPGPAAQHLPGGEIRHTGDGALVCTLTGELDLDAAAVVEPVLAEAVGSGAPLLVLDLSGVEFCDSSGLNLLLRSRADAAAAGMDLRLAAARSQLLRLFEITGTDRVFALEPTLASALAVR, from the coding sequence ATGAACGACCCGGCGCACTCCCCGGGGCCTGCGGCACAGCACCTGCCGGGCGGAGAGATCCGGCACACCGGCGACGGTGCCCTGGTCTGCACCCTGACGGGCGAGCTCGACCTGGACGCCGCCGCCGTGGTGGAACCCGTGCTCGCGGAGGCGGTCGGGTCGGGGGCGCCGCTGCTGGTGCTCGACCTGTCCGGGGTGGAGTTCTGCGACTCCTCCGGCCTCAATCTGCTGCTCCGCTCGCGCGCCGACGCGGCGGCGGCCGGCATGGACCTGCGGCTGGCCGCCGCACGGAGCCAGCTGCTCCGGCTGTTCGAGATCACCGGCACGGACCGGGTGTTCGCTCTCGAACCCACCCTCGCAAGCGCCCTCGCCGTCCGATGA
- a CDS encoding (2Fe-2S)-binding protein produces MPGTTETRTGLEVNGTHHTLVLDNRCTLLDVLREHLDLTGPKKGCNHGQCGACTVLVDGRRLNSCLALAVALDGSAVTTVEGLADGDALHPVQQAFLDEDAFQCGFCTPGQLCSAVALPAEAGAAGEVLDEAAVRELMSGNICRCGAYPAIVRAVLAAVS; encoded by the coding sequence ATGCCCGGTACGACGGAGACCCGGACGGGCCTGGAGGTGAACGGCACGCACCACACCCTGGTGCTGGACAACCGGTGCACGCTGCTCGACGTGCTGCGCGAGCACCTGGACCTGACCGGCCCCAAGAAGGGCTGCAACCACGGGCAGTGCGGGGCCTGCACAGTGCTGGTCGACGGGCGGCGGCTGAACAGCTGCCTGGCGCTCGCCGTCGCCCTCGACGGCTCCGCGGTGACGACCGTCGAGGGGCTCGCCGACGGCGACGCGCTGCACCCGGTGCAGCAGGCGTTCCTGGACGAGGACGCCTTCCAGTGCGGGTTCTGCACGCCCGGGCAGCTCTGTTCCGCGGTCGCGTTGCCGGCCGAGGCCGGGGCGGCCGGGGAGGTGCTCGACGAGGCGGCGGTCCGCGAGCTGATGAGCGGCAACATCTGCCGGTGCGGCGCCTACCCTGCCATCGTCCGGGCCGTCTTGGCGGCGGTCTCATGA
- a CDS encoding SsgA family sporulation/cell division regulator, with protein sequence MPATVEHESTVHLTGPAAGDLRMLMRYRSGDPYAVRLVFLDPDEPDTPDAPDGRGAQDGRAAGEGRAAEDGAVTWWLGRELLTVGLARPCGTGDVAVRPLTAELLELSFAAPGGAAVVHVSTRALQTFLRATYALVPAGSETARLAVPDDLSVLFESSGENPW encoded by the coding sequence ATGCCCGCCACCGTCGAGCACGAGTCGACCGTCCACCTCACCGGCCCCGCGGCCGGCGACCTCCGGATGCTGATGCGGTACCGGAGCGGCGATCCCTACGCCGTGCGCCTGGTGTTCCTCGATCCCGACGAGCCGGACACCCCCGATGCGCCCGACGGTCGCGGCGCGCAGGACGGTCGCGCTGCGGGGGAAGGTCGCGCTGCGGAGGACGGCGCGGTGACCTGGTGGCTCGGGCGGGAACTCCTCACCGTGGGGCTGGCCAGGCCCTGCGGGACCGGCGATGTGGCGGTGCGCCCGCTGACCGCGGAGCTGCTGGAGCTGTCCTTCGCCGCCCCCGGCGGCGCGGCGGTCGTGCACGTGAGCACCCGGGCGCTGCAGACGTTCCTGCGGGCGACGTACGCGCTGGTGCCCGCCGGGTCGGAGACGGCCCGGCTCGCCGTGCCCGACGATCTCTCGGTCCTCTTCGAGTCGTCCGGGGAGAATCCCTGGTGA
- a CDS encoding FAD binding domain-containing protein: MPSSGPSWRRSHEEFGYLRPADPAEAVALLAADPHARYLGGGTNLVDLMKLGVERPRLLVDLGRLPLADIAPTGDGGLRIGALVRNADLAAHPLVRTAYPVLSQALLSGASGQLRNAATTGGNLLQRTRCLYFQDTAKPCNKRRPGSGCPAREGVHRDLAVLGHSEHCVATHPSDMAVALAALDATVALLGPDGARSLPLGDLHRLPGDRPDVEHRLLPGELITAVVLPPPGPGRSAYRKARDRASYAFALASVAAVLGVRDGRVTRVALAFGGVAPKPWRAWAAEDLLLGAPADEASFREAAEAELAAARPLRDNGFKVPLVRNLAVRVLSDLAEEAAG; the protein is encoded by the coding sequence CTGCCATCGTCCGGGCCGTCTTGGCGGCGGTCTCATGAGGAGTTCGGCTATCTGCGCCCTGCCGATCCGGCGGAGGCGGTGGCGCTGCTCGCAGCCGACCCGCACGCCCGCTACCTGGGCGGGGGCACCAACCTGGTCGATCTGATGAAGCTGGGCGTGGAGCGGCCCCGGCTGCTGGTCGACCTCGGACGGCTGCCGCTGGCCGACATCGCGCCGACCGGGGACGGGGGCCTGCGCATCGGCGCGCTCGTCCGCAACGCGGATCTGGCCGCGCACCCGCTCGTGCGCACGGCGTACCCCGTGCTGTCGCAGGCGCTGCTGTCCGGCGCCTCCGGGCAGCTGCGCAATGCGGCGACCACCGGCGGGAACCTGCTGCAGCGCACCCGCTGCCTCTACTTCCAGGACACCGCGAAGCCGTGCAACAAGCGGCGACCCGGCTCCGGCTGCCCGGCCCGCGAGGGCGTCCACCGCGATCTGGCGGTGCTCGGCCACTCCGAGCACTGCGTCGCCACCCATCCCTCGGACATGGCGGTCGCGCTGGCGGCCCTGGATGCCACCGTGGCCCTGCTGGGGCCCGACGGCGCCCGCAGTCTGCCGCTCGGCGACCTCCACCGGCTGCCGGGCGACCGGCCGGACGTGGAGCACCGGCTGCTGCCCGGCGAACTGATCACCGCGGTCGTGCTTCCGCCGCCCGGCCCGGGGCGCTCGGCCTATCGCAAGGCGCGCGACCGCGCCTCGTACGCCTTCGCGCTGGCCTCGGTCGCCGCGGTGCTCGGCGTGCGGGACGGCCGGGTCACCCGGGTGGCGCTCGCCTTCGGGGGTGTGGCACCCAAGCCGTGGCGGGCGTGGGCCGCCGAGGACCTGCTGCTCGGTGCGCCCGCCGACGAGGCGTCGTTCCGGGAGGCCGCGGAGGCCGAACTGGCCGCCGCCCGGCCCCTGCGCGACAACGGTTTCAAGGTGCCGCTGGTCCGCAACCTGGCCGTCCGCGTCCTGTCCGATCTCGCCGAGGAGGCCGCCGGATGA
- a CDS encoding glutamate--cysteine ligase: MLTVGVEEEYLLLDAATGLPAARAGQVRRAADLQPAIDGSEVQRELLQAQLEIATPVCGSAAEIGAHLERLRHALGAAARAHDCRLAACATAPFTDRMPVPVTDTTRYRAMRADAPQLTDEQLITGMHVHVGVPDRDAGVAVLGRLRPWLPLLVALSANSPLWQGVDTGFASWRTVVFGRWPVSGVPPRFADARDYDDRIHALVRSGLIGDVGQLYWQVRLSERYPTVEIRAMDVQLRVDEAVMLAGLVRAVAAVALAGRSAGQGQGQPHGLPHPDRPPHPHPHQETLSAAVWYAARHGCTERLYDPIGGTLDSPPAVVGRVLQALGPALADNGDTDRVEPVLGRLLQDGNGAVRQRRELRRGGRAGLLDTVVEETDP, from the coding sequence ATGCTCACCGTGGGTGTGGAGGAGGAGTACCTGCTCCTCGACGCCGCCACCGGCCTCCCCGCCGCCCGGGCAGGGCAGGTCCGGCGGGCGGCGGACCTGCAGCCTGCGATCGACGGCTCCGAGGTCCAGCGCGAGCTCCTCCAGGCCCAGCTGGAGATCGCCACCCCCGTCTGCGGGTCGGCCGCGGAGATCGGCGCCCACCTGGAACGGCTGCGGCACGCCCTCGGAGCGGCCGCCCGGGCCCACGACTGCCGACTCGCGGCCTGCGCCACCGCCCCCTTCACGGACCGCATGCCCGTGCCGGTGACCGACACCACCCGCTACCGCGCCATGCGCGCCGACGCCCCGCAGCTGACGGACGAGCAGCTCATCACCGGGATGCACGTCCACGTCGGCGTGCCCGACCGGGACGCGGGTGTCGCCGTCCTGGGCCGGCTGCGCCCCTGGCTGCCGCTGCTGGTCGCACTCTCGGCCAATTCGCCGCTGTGGCAGGGCGTCGACACCGGCTTCGCCAGCTGGCGGACGGTCGTCTTCGGCCGGTGGCCCGTCAGCGGGGTGCCCCCGCGGTTCGCCGACGCCCGCGACTACGACGACCGGATCCACGCCCTCGTCCGGAGCGGCCTGATCGGTGACGTGGGGCAGCTCTACTGGCAGGTCCGGCTGTCCGAGCGCTACCCCACCGTCGAGATCCGGGCCATGGACGTCCAGCTCCGCGTCGACGAGGCGGTCATGCTGGCCGGGCTGGTCCGGGCCGTCGCCGCCGTGGCCCTGGCCGGCCGCTCGGCGGGGCAGGGGCAGGGGCAGCCCCATGGGCTCCCCCATCCGGACCGGCCGCCGCACCCGCACCCGCACCAGGAGACCCTGTCCGCCGCGGTCTGGTACGCGGCACGCCACGGCTGCACCGAGCGCCTCTACGACCCGATCGGCGGCACGCTGGACTCCCCGCCCGCGGTCGTCGGACGCGTCCTGCAGGCCCTTGGCCCCGCACTCGCCGACAACGGCGACACCGACCGGGTCGAACCCGTCCTCGGGCGGCTCCTCCAGGACGGCAACGGCGCCGTCCGGCAACGCCGCGAGCTGCGCCGCGGCGGCCGCGCCGGTCTCCTCGACACCGTCGTCGAGGAGACCGATCCCTGA
- a CDS encoding DUF6328 family protein produces the protein MEHTAHGSPPDRGGGPGRDETPQERADRRWNEVLQEVRVAQTGAQILFGFLVSVAFTPVFARLGSFDTDLYVVTVVLGACATGTLIAPVSFHHFLAGHNLKPALVRTAFRMIAFGLALLALTIGCALLLLLRTATGNPTLAWILSAAVMGWFATSWLLLPHLVLRRAERSRAAR, from the coding sequence TTGGAGCACACCGCGCACGGTTCCCCGCCCGACCGCGGCGGCGGACCGGGCCGCGACGAGACCCCGCAGGAACGGGCCGACCGGCGCTGGAACGAGGTGCTCCAGGAAGTCCGCGTCGCGCAGACCGGCGCCCAGATCCTCTTCGGCTTCCTCGTCAGCGTCGCCTTCACGCCCGTCTTCGCCCGCCTCGGCAGCTTCGACACGGACCTCTACGTCGTCACCGTCGTCCTCGGCGCCTGCGCCACCGGCACCCTCATCGCACCGGTGTCCTTCCACCACTTCCTCGCCGGCCACAACCTCAAGCCCGCCCTCGTCCGCACCGCCTTCCGCATGATCGCGTTCGGCCTGGCCCTGCTCGCCCTCACCATCGGCTGCGCGCTGCTGCTCCTGCTGCGGACGGCCACCGGCAACCCCACCCTCGCCTGGATCCTCAGCGCCGCCGTGATGGGCTGGTTCGCCACCTCGTGGCTGCTGCTCCCCCACCTCGTCCTGCGCCGCGCCGAGCGGAGCAGGGCCGCACGCTGA
- a CDS encoding histidine phosphatase family protein, which yields MSGERMHRIVVVRHAKADPKQHTVHPDHERPLTDRGRQDAVLAGRWLAGPGPAVDRALVSTSARTRQTWELIAAELPHPPPAAFEEGLYHTAPDTILARLRRLPKDTASVALVGHNPGIRELALDLAGSATGDLRTRLEESGLRTAGVLVLSFPGPWSDLARGTAHLDTAWSPRP from the coding sequence ATGAGCGGGGAGCGGATGCACAGGATCGTGGTGGTGCGGCATGCCAAGGCGGACCCGAAGCAGCACACCGTGCACCCCGACCACGAGCGGCCCCTGACCGACCGCGGCCGGCAGGACGCCGTGCTCGCGGGCCGCTGGCTCGCCGGGCCCGGCCCGGCCGTCGACCGGGCCCTCGTCTCGACCTCCGCGCGGACCCGGCAGACCTGGGAGCTGATCGCCGCCGAACTGCCCCACCCGCCCCCGGCAGCCTTCGAGGAGGGCCTCTACCACACCGCCCCCGACACCATCCTCGCCCGGCTCCGGCGCCTGCCGAAGGACACCGCCAGCGTCGCACTCGTCGGCCACAATCCCGGCATCCGCGAGCTCGCCCTGGACCTCGCCGGCAGTGCGACCGGCGATCTGCGGACCCGTCTGGAGGAGTCCGGCCTCCGCACCGCAGGCGTCCTCGTCCTGAGCTTCCCCGGCCCGTGGAGCGACCTCGCCCGCGGCACCGCACACCTGGACACCGCCTGGTCGCCCCGCCCCTGA
- a CDS encoding ATP-binding protein, which translates to MTSSDPSTGGPARAHLPQTGQRRRLALTAVPGPVGHGRRFARQALEDWGWSDSETRTDDILLIVSELLANACLHGGGPRELVLTASPAHLRVEVLDCEMLLPSPRPPHLVDAPGGHGLHIVQRLSQRWGAVAHGDGKAVWAEFDAARSPSSGRPSLRSDVLSPEARLGHGRSPAGYPRADQGPQARPRRADPDAARPRPRHPAGCGPTTPEDPMADQRPRSRTPARPAQQPRPPSSSCSARRAVGPRRDAGRR; encoded by the coding sequence ATGACTTCGAGCGACCCGAGTACGGGCGGGCCGGCGCGGGCGCACCTTCCGCAGACCGGCCAACGCCGTCGCCTGGCCCTCACGGCGGTGCCGGGCCCGGTGGGCCACGGCCGGCGCTTCGCCCGCCAGGCCCTGGAGGACTGGGGCTGGAGCGACTCCGAGACCCGGACGGACGACATCCTGCTGATCGTCTCCGAGCTGCTCGCCAACGCCTGCCTGCACGGCGGCGGCCCGCGCGAGCTCGTCCTCACCGCCTCGCCCGCGCATCTGCGGGTCGAGGTGCTGGACTGCGAGATGCTGCTGCCGAGCCCGCGCCCGCCGCACCTGGTCGACGCGCCCGGCGGACACGGCCTGCACATCGTTCAGCGGCTCTCCCAGCGCTGGGGAGCGGTCGCCCACGGCGACGGCAAAGCGGTCTGGGCGGAGTTCGACGCCGCCCGCTCCCCGTCCTCGGGACGGCCGTCGCTCCGCTCTGACGTCCTGTCACCGGAGGCCCGGCTCGGGCATGGCCGCTCCCCGGCCGGGTATCCGCGAGCCGACCAGGGCCCGCAGGCCCGTCCCCGCCGAGCGGATCCCGATGCCGCCCGGCCCCGGCCGAGACATCCGGCCGGCTGCGGGCCGACGACGCCGGAGGACCCCATGGCCGATCAGCGACCGCGTTCCCGCACCCCCGCCAGGCCGGCGCAGCAGCCGCGGCCGCCCTCGTCGTCGTGCTCGGCGCGGCGGGCTGTCGGCCCCCGGCGGGACGCCGGCCGCCGGTGA